The following are encoded in a window of Amycolatopsis lexingtonensis genomic DNA:
- a CDS encoding class I SAM-dependent methyltransferase, whose protein sequence is MPFDSTGKISFDHIYTAPDPRPFFGTLRRVDYHIPQLAKPYFAKLIAEHPAQQPTVLDVGCSYGVNAALVRCDATMDDLYAHYTDPAVTALDHASLIEADRAKIVDDGGPRFYGLDASAPALEYALSAGFLDEAIHADLEREDPDSTQRKLLDDVDLVVSTGCVGYVTEKTLARIARGARPWMAHFVLRMFSYDPVADSLAGLGYETAEVGGVFRQRRFASAEEQTQILDTLGAAGVDPTGLESEGWLYARLFVSRPEGADALATALETR, encoded by the coding sequence GTGCCTTTCGACTCGACCGGCAAGATCTCCTTCGACCACATCTACACCGCACCCGACCCGCGCCCGTTCTTCGGCACGCTGCGGCGCGTGGACTACCACATCCCGCAGCTCGCGAAGCCCTACTTCGCGAAGCTGATCGCCGAACACCCCGCCCAGCAGCCGACCGTGCTCGACGTCGGCTGCTCCTACGGGGTCAACGCGGCGCTCGTGCGGTGCGACGCCACGATGGACGACCTGTACGCCCACTACACCGATCCGGCGGTGACCGCGCTGGACCACGCGTCGCTGATCGAGGCGGACCGGGCGAAGATCGTCGACGACGGCGGCCCGCGCTTCTACGGCCTCGACGCGTCGGCGCCCGCGCTCGAGTACGCGCTTTCCGCCGGGTTCCTCGACGAGGCGATCCACGCCGACCTCGAGCGCGAAGACCCGGACAGCACCCAGCGGAAGCTCCTCGACGACGTCGACCTCGTCGTCTCCACCGGCTGCGTCGGCTACGTCACCGAGAAGACGCTCGCCCGGATCGCGCGCGGCGCGCGGCCGTGGATGGCGCACTTCGTGCTGCGGATGTTCTCCTACGACCCGGTCGCCGACAGCCTGGCCGGGCTGGGCTACGAGACCGCCGAAGTCGGCGGGGTGTTCCGGCAGCGGCGGTTCGCCTCCGCCGAGGAGCAGACGCAGATCCTCGACACCCTCGGCGCCGCCGGCGTCGACCCCACCGGGCTCGAGTCCGAAGGATGGCTCTACGCCCGGTTGTTCGTTTCCCGTCCCGAAGGCGCGGACGCCTTGGCCACCGCGCTCGAAACCCGCTGA
- a CDS encoding arpA protein, translating to MVDTERYPLTEPGSAAWRAAVDRTRADLAEVGCSVLADFIRPELREVLRTECAELEPHAYTKIEKVNAYNTAIDEPLPRDHPGRTIMERGNAFVARDRIPASSIIDRLYTSPLFQRFVADCFGLPELHELADPLAGLTLNVIAPGRAHPWHFDTNAYTVSMLTQAAEAGGTFEYCPNIRSTTDENFPAVRAVLREDGTHPVQRLDLRPGDLQLFQGRFALHRVSTVEGAIARHSAIFAYSERPGVIGSAERTRQLFGRTLPAHVTGRTVRSDELLD from the coding sequence ATGGTCGACACCGAGCGCTACCCGCTCACCGAGCCGGGAAGCGCTGCCTGGCGGGCAGCCGTCGACCGCACGCGCGCGGACCTGGCCGAAGTCGGCTGCAGCGTCCTCGCCGACTTCATCCGGCCGGAACTGCGGGAGGTCCTGCGCACCGAGTGCGCCGAACTCGAACCGCACGCCTACACGAAGATCGAAAAGGTCAACGCCTACAACACCGCGATCGACGAGCCGCTGCCCCGTGACCACCCCGGCCGGACGATCATGGAACGCGGCAACGCCTTCGTCGCCCGCGACCGCATCCCCGCGTCGTCGATCATCGACCGGCTCTACACCAGCCCGCTGTTCCAGCGGTTCGTCGCCGACTGCTTCGGCCTGCCGGAACTGCACGAGCTGGCCGACCCGCTCGCCGGGCTGACGCTCAACGTGATCGCGCCCGGCCGCGCGCACCCGTGGCACTTCGACACCAACGCCTACACCGTCAGCATGTTGACGCAGGCCGCGGAAGCGGGCGGCACCTTCGAATACTGCCCCAACATCCGGTCCACCACGGACGAGAACTTCCCCGCGGTCCGCGCCGTGCTCCGGGAGGACGGCACCCATCCGGTCCAGCGCCTCGACCTACGTCCGGGCGATCTTCAGCTCTTCCAGGGTCGCTTCGCCTTGCACCGGGTGAGTACGGTGGAGGGCGCGATCGCGCGGCATTCCGCGATCTTCGCCTACAGCGAGCGCCCGGGGGTGATCGGCAGCGCGGAGCGGACCAGGCAGCTGTTCGGCCGGACCCTGCCCGCACACGTCACCGGACGCACCGTCCGCAGCGACGAACTGCTCGACTAA
- a CDS encoding DUF4232 domain-containing protein — MGVSRIVPLLLVALLAGCDSPAPPPPPVPTVTPSPTYAPPPSSGLSLSVGPVEAGLGHRASVLTLTNLDTRPRKVTGYPDLKVLAGDGTPLDVKVEHGTSYFARDLGPQDLTVQPGAKVVAVLAWSATVTSGDTRTGAAISVVPVPGEHEQKQPLDTDLGTTDTVTLSSWATEIGN, encoded by the coding sequence ATGGGGGTTTCTCGCATCGTGCCGCTTTTGCTCGTCGCGCTCTTGGCGGGCTGTGACAGTCCGGCACCACCACCGCCGCCCGTGCCCACGGTGACGCCGAGCCCGACCTACGCGCCGCCGCCGTCGAGCGGGCTGTCCCTTTCGGTCGGACCGGTGGAAGCCGGGCTCGGCCACCGCGCCAGCGTGCTGACGCTGACCAACCTGGACACCCGGCCGCGAAAGGTCACCGGCTACCCGGACCTGAAAGTCCTGGCGGGCGACGGAACGCCGCTGGATGTCAAGGTCGAGCACGGGACTTCGTACTTCGCGCGGGACCTCGGCCCGCAGGACCTGACCGTCCAACCGGGCGCGAAGGTCGTGGCCGTGCTCGCCTGGTCGGCCACCGTCACCTCCGGCGACACGCGCACGGGCGCGGCGATTTCGGTGGTGCCGGTTCCCGGCGAACATGAGCAAAAGCAGCCTCTCGACACCGACCTGGGCACCACGGACACCGTCACGCTCAGTTCGTGGGCCACCGAAATCGGCAACTGA